A stretch of the Pseudobdellovibrionaceae bacterium genome encodes the following:
- a CDS encoding NAD(P)H-binding protein, translating into MEPSPGPHPETRNGPRGALIGATGLVGRQLLQALLADPRLGELATIARRPIENQEHPAWTQMMIEDFGQISSLKLPPDLDFAISCLGSTLKQAGSRENFRRIDFDYNLAFAKLARASGVKHYILLSAAGVSADSRIFYNKVKGELEDAVAALDFPALTIVRPGLLMGERTENRPMEKLFIRVTNWLTGVVGSSRLKAFATPVPELVTCLKANAFANVDHDVHIINPSEI; encoded by the coding sequence ATGGAACCCAGCCCCGGCCCCCATCCCGAAACTCGTAACGGCCCCCGCGGCGCCCTGATCGGCGCGACGGGCCTCGTCGGCCGCCAACTGCTCCAGGCCCTGCTCGCAGACCCGCGACTGGGTGAACTCGCGACGATCGCGCGCCGACCCATCGAAAATCAAGAGCATCCCGCGTGGACGCAGATGATGATCGAAGACTTCGGCCAGATTTCGTCGCTGAAGCTTCCGCCGGATCTCGATTTCGCGATCAGCTGTTTAGGCTCAACGTTGAAACAAGCCGGCTCGCGCGAAAATTTCCGCCGCATCGACTTCGACTACAACCTCGCCTTCGCGAAGCTCGCGCGCGCGTCGGGCGTGAAACACTACATCCTGCTGAGTGCGGCGGGCGTCTCGGCGGACTCACGGATCTTCTACAACAAAGTGAAGGGCGAACTCGAAGACGCGGTGGCGGCACTCGACTTCCCGGCACTGACGATCGTGCGCCCGGGCCTCCTGATGGGCGAACGCACAGAAAACCGCCCCATGGAGAAACTCTTCATCCGCGTCACCAACTGGCTGACCGGCGTCGTCGGCTCCTCCCGACTCAAAGCCTTCGCGACCCCCGTCCCGGAGCTCGTCACCTGCCTCAAAGCCAACGCCTTCGCCAACGTCGACCACGACGTCCACATCATCAACCCCAGCGAAATCTAA
- a CDS encoding TonB-dependent receptor yields MTKSLFLSLWVALAAPLAAPLMALAQDVAPELSATPTPNPTPVEEASAETQLSTIRVTGMQAEELSQPAAPKRISKETLEEARLTDVGRALRQAPGVYVRDEEGQGLRPNIGLRGTNPDRSKKIVIMQDEILIGPAPYSAPAAYYTPSLNLAEELQIFKGYSAMLYGPNSIGGAINYNTRAIPVTPKSSIDFGYGSFGTSNTKLYTGGGTSWGGYLVEASHMGSNGFKEIDGGGPTGFQRGDVQGKFRFDLPTVDDRVQFVELRLGYGYERSHETYLGLTDDDFDASPYRRYASSALDEMNWNHYLVQLEYNRQIGEAGLLKVAAYRHDYARDWYRIDRFGDATKNLKSVLQNPTGADALFAGILRGTEDSSSVGGTQGQVIYANNDRKFVSQGVQAIWTGDLVGYGPNHSFKTIARVHQDQIDRNHTYDTFDMVGGRLNRVTAGNIDKLNQDWALASSLGFQDDISWDDWVFSVMGRYESIIFNARDKVAGTDRRRGDSYFVPGVGLLRKIGPTLSLKASLNSAVTASGLDPNGAEAREESVNLEAGVKYLSESRTTEADLVYFQNNYSNITGTCTASTGCAAGQLDTQFNGGAAIIRGIEARVGHNLRAWGAWFPVQLNVTYIQGRFANEFTSANAEWGVGTVRSGDPLPYVPEMQYTFIVGHEQGRFKQALNFTYQGEMFDQSVEAGRQSIPSYGIVDWNGLYTWSESFQVFAKADNVLGRKYLVAERPFGARPGKPQSFMAGLKYSF; encoded by the coding sequence ATGACTAAATCGCTCTTTCTGAGCCTGTGGGTGGCGCTGGCCGCCCCCTTGGCCGCGCCTTTGATGGCGCTGGCGCAGGACGTGGCCCCCGAACTTTCCGCGACTCCGACTCCCAACCCGACGCCCGTTGAAGAGGCCAGCGCGGAAACGCAGCTGTCGACGATCCGGGTGACCGGCATGCAGGCCGAAGAGCTTTCGCAGCCCGCGGCGCCCAAACGCATTTCCAAAGAGACTCTGGAAGAAGCGCGTTTGACCGACGTGGGACGGGCCCTGCGCCAAGCACCGGGCGTTTACGTCCGCGATGAGGAAGGCCAGGGGCTTCGCCCCAATATCGGCCTGCGCGGGACGAATCCCGACCGTTCGAAAAAAATCGTCATCATGCAGGACGAGATCCTGATCGGTCCCGCGCCGTACTCGGCACCGGCCGCTTACTACACGCCGTCTTTGAACCTGGCCGAAGAGCTGCAGATCTTCAAAGGCTACTCGGCGATGCTGTACGGACCGAACTCCATCGGCGGCGCGATCAATTACAATACGCGTGCGATTCCGGTGACGCCGAAGTCGAGCATCGATTTCGGTTACGGCTCGTTCGGCACCAGCAATACGAAGCTCTATACCGGCGGCGGCACCTCGTGGGGCGGCTACCTGGTCGAGGCCTCGCATATGGGCTCGAATGGCTTCAAAGAGATCGACGGCGGTGGACCCACGGGCTTTCAGCGCGGCGACGTGCAAGGGAAGTTCCGTTTCGATCTGCCGACGGTGGACGACCGCGTGCAGTTCGTGGAACTGCGTTTGGGTTACGGCTACGAGCGTTCGCACGAAACCTACCTCGGCTTGACCGATGACGACTTCGACGCGAGCCCTTACCGGCGCTACGCTTCGTCCGCGCTGGACGAAATGAATTGGAATCACTACCTCGTCCAGCTCGAATACAACCGGCAGATCGGCGAGGCGGGGCTTTTGAAAGTCGCGGCCTATCGTCACGATTACGCCCGCGATTGGTACCGCATTGATCGCTTCGGTGATGCCACGAAAAATTTGAAATCGGTTCTGCAAAACCCGACGGGCGCCGATGCTTTGTTCGCGGGGATTCTGCGCGGAACGGAAGACTCAAGCTCCGTCGGCGGCACGCAAGGCCAAGTGATTTACGCGAACAACGATCGTAAATTCGTCAGCCAGGGCGTGCAGGCGATCTGGACCGGGGATCTCGTCGGTTACGGGCCGAACCACTCGTTCAAAACCATCGCGCGCGTGCACCAGGATCAGATCGATCGCAATCACACCTACGATACGTTCGATATGGTTGGCGGGCGTTTGAATCGCGTGACCGCAGGGAACATCGACAAGCTTAATCAAGATTGGGCGCTCGCGTCTTCGTTGGGTTTCCAAGACGACATCAGCTGGGACGACTGGGTCTTCTCGGTGATGGGGCGTTACGAGTCGATCATCTTCAATGCGCGCGACAAAGTCGCGGGTACGGATCGTCGTCGCGGGGATTCGTACTTCGTGCCGGGCGTGGGTCTTCTGCGTAAGATCGGGCCGACGTTGTCGTTGAAGGCCTCTTTGAATTCGGCGGTGACGGCATCGGGGCTGGATCCGAACGGCGCGGAAGCGCGCGAAGAGAGCGTGAACCTCGAAGCGGGCGTGAAGTACCTCTCCGAGTCGCGCACGACCGAGGCGGATCTTGTTTACTTCCAGAACAACTACTCGAACATCACCGGCACCTGTACCGCTTCCACCGGCTGCGCGGCGGGGCAACTCGATACGCAGTTCAATGGTGGGGCCGCGATCATTCGTGGGATCGAGGCCCGCGTGGGTCACAATCTGCGCGCGTGGGGCGCTTGGTTCCCGGTGCAGTTGAACGTCACCTACATCCAAGGTCGTTTCGCAAACGAATTCACTTCGGCGAACGCCGAGTGGGGCGTGGGGACCGTGCGTTCGGGCGATCCGCTCCCGTACGTGCCCGAGATGCAGTACACCTTCATCGTCGGTCACGAGCAGGGACGCTTCAAACAAGCGCTCAACTTCACCTACCAGGGCGAGATGTTCGATCAAAGCGTCGAGGCCGGTCGGCAGTCCATTCCGTCTTACGGGATCGTCGACTGGAACGGGCTTTATACTTGGTCCGAAAGCTTTCAGGTGTTCGCCAAAGCGGATAACGTTTTGGGGCGGAAGTATCTCGTCGCCGAGAGGCCCTTTGGGGCGCGGCCCGGGAAGCCCCAGTCCTTCATGGCTGGGTTGAAATATTCTTTTTAG
- a CDS encoding imelysin family protein — protein MKMPQLVRGVASLTALIFVVVSCSDFGNTPRRQGDSGPAPQGPVGKNPFPPGFEKPNEGEFTDAKMLVNLGTNLVVKDVRNFRLKAEVLRATLQASCESKMTPSAQTSAKNAFRDAMLAFHGLAVVTFGPLAEDKGALQSRIYAWPFINTCGIDQEVEALTREAAKPVSALGVNLRGLGAIEYLLFEPNLKSACNARAFPLVKAWTEKPAVEKTVDRCALAERLSQDVMDAAVYLEKRWDVEEGNYSKSMIDGSVYPDMKEAVTAVVHGMFAFEKLKDERLGRPLGLHKLCTSDSWKCPENAEHPYSGLAFEGIRMQFDNFKEIFWGSRNPAEKAFGIDDLLISRGYPGAVDELRVAMERLDVSLAAVEAEGTTLQEQIDNMLAEDCRATTVTDRRVPVCAMFQDLRVITTLFKTDVLTMLSLRAPPGYQGDND, from the coding sequence ATGAAAATGCCCCAACTCGTGCGCGGAGTCGCTTCTCTGACCGCACTTATTTTTGTCGTCGTGAGCTGCTCGGACTTCGGCAATACGCCGCGCCGCCAAGGGGACAGTGGTCCCGCGCCCCAAGGACCCGTCGGTAAAAATCCGTTCCCTCCCGGTTTTGAAAAGCCCAACGAAGGTGAGTTCACCGACGCGAAAATGCTCGTGAATCTGGGCACCAATCTGGTCGTCAAGGACGTCCGCAACTTCCGTCTGAAGGCGGAGGTTCTGCGCGCGACACTTCAGGCTTCGTGCGAATCGAAGATGACGCCCTCGGCGCAAACTTCGGCGAAGAACGCCTTCCGCGACGCGATGCTGGCCTTTCACGGTCTGGCCGTGGTGACCTTCGGTCCGCTGGCGGAAGACAAAGGCGCGTTGCAGTCGCGCATTTACGCTTGGCCCTTCATCAATACCTGCGGCATCGACCAAGAGGTCGAGGCCTTGACCCGTGAGGCGGCGAAACCCGTTTCTGCCTTGGGCGTGAATCTGCGTGGCCTGGGTGCCATCGAGTATCTGCTTTTCGAACCGAATCTGAAATCGGCTTGTAATGCGCGGGCCTTCCCGCTGGTCAAGGCGTGGACCGAAAAGCCCGCCGTTGAAAAGACCGTCGACCGCTGCGCTTTGGCGGAACGCCTTTCGCAAGACGTGATGGATGCGGCCGTGTACTTGGAAAAGCGTTGGGACGTCGAAGAGGGGAACTACTCCAAATCGATGATCGACGGCAGCGTCTATCCCGACATGAAGGAAGCGGTCACCGCGGTCGTGCACGGCATGTTCGCTTTCGAAAAACTGAAAGACGAACGCCTGGGACGCCCCTTGGGTTTGCATAAGCTTTGCACGAGCGACTCTTGGAAATGCCCCGAAAACGCCGAGCACCCCTACAGCGGTTTGGCGTTCGAAGGCATCCGCATGCAGTTCGACAACTTCAAAGAGATATTCTGGGGCTCGCGCAATCCCGCCGAAAAAGCATTCGGTATCGACGATCTGTTGATCAGCCGCGGTTATCCGGGTGCGGTCGACGAGCTGCGCGTGGCGATGGAACGTTTGGACGTTTCGCTCGCGGCGGTGGAGGCCGAAGGCACGACCCTGCAAGAGCAGATCGACAATATGCTGGCGGAAGACTGCCGCGCGACGACCGTCACCGATCGCCGTGTTCCCGTCTGCGCGATGTTTCAAGACCTGCGCGTGATCACGACTTTGTTTAAGACCGATGTCCTGACGATGTTGTCGCTGCGCGCGCCTCCCGGATACCAAGGCGACAATGACTAA
- a CDS encoding energy transducer TonB — translation MKPAVPKAKPVVSDETAPALPKEDRAIDTVAQTSEESGPSGSAGASEVYGTANGIEVSAQERYRIELQAMLEKKKQYPLLAKRLRQQGKVLVKFTLRRDGSVAAAELVSTSEFETLNKAARELISQISGLKPFPDEVKKQQWVFVLPVEYRM, via the coding sequence ATGAAGCCCGCGGTTCCGAAAGCGAAGCCGGTCGTCTCGGATGAGACGGCCCCGGCTTTGCCGAAGGAAGACCGAGCGATCGACACGGTTGCGCAAACGTCGGAAGAATCCGGTCCTTCGGGGTCGGCGGGGGCTTCCGAGGTTTACGGCACCGCAAATGGCATCGAAGTTTCGGCGCAAGAACGTTACCGCATCGAACTTCAGGCCATGCTCGAGAAAAAGAAGCAGTATCCCTTGCTCGCGAAACGTCTTCGCCAGCAGGGGAAAGTGCTGGTGAAATTCACCTTGCGTCGGGACGGTAGCGTCGCCGCCGCCGAGTTGGTTTCGACCAGTGAATTTGAAACTTTGAATAAAGCCGCGCGGGAGTTGATCTCTCAGATCAGTGGACTCAAGCCCTTCCCCGATGAGGTGAAGAAGCAGCAATGGGTCTTCGTGCTCCCCGTCGAATACCGAATGTGA
- a CDS encoding extracellular solute-binding protein translates to MMKISVLMAALFVSANAMADVVLYTDRPTSRIQPAANEFEARTGQKVQIVEMPYGKLLERLKAEGESSPVDLIFVKDMVYLAELSKGGFFQPMVTPAVTGLVDAQMQDPGKLWNAVTYRVRTLVYDPAQVNPDEINTYEDLADAKWAGRLCLRTSNGGYNEALVSNLIHNLGYDAAKTVVDGWVQNLAIDPTRNDNAVIEAIALGQCAVGLVNSYYLAGYYATNANFPVKIKWLNQNTTGAHANGSGIGIAATSKQAKLAEQFIGLMLEEKFQLQMSSEHLDFPALKGLLPNTFIKDWGTPKLDMGNWTVVGDRAPEARKLFQEVSYK, encoded by the coding sequence ATGATGAAGATCAGCGTTCTGATGGCCGCACTGTTTGTCTCTGCAAACGCGATGGCCGATGTTGTTTTGTACACGGACCGTCCCACTTCGCGCATCCAACCCGCCGCGAATGAATTCGAAGCCCGCACGGGTCAAAAAGTGCAAATCGTCGAAATGCCCTACGGCAAGCTGCTGGAGCGTCTGAAAGCCGAAGGCGAAAGCTCGCCCGTCGATTTGATCTTCGTGAAAGACATGGTTTATTTGGCGGAACTCTCCAAGGGTGGATTCTTCCAGCCGATGGTGACTCCGGCCGTGACCGGCCTGGTCGACGCGCAAATGCAAGACCCGGGTAAACTGTGGAACGCCGTCACTTACCGTGTTCGCACCCTGGTTTACGATCCCGCGCAAGTGAATCCCGACGAGATCAACACTTACGAAGACCTCGCGGACGCGAAATGGGCGGGCCGTCTTTGCCTGCGCACTTCGAACGGTGGCTACAACGAAGCGCTCGTTTCGAACCTGATCCACAATCTGGGTTACGATGCGGCGAAAACAGTTGTTGATGGTTGGGTTCAGAACCTGGCGATCGATCCCACTCGGAACGACAACGCGGTCATCGAAGCCATCGCTCTCGGTCAGTGCGCGGTCGGTCTCGTGAACTCGTACTACCTGGCGGGATACTACGCGACCAACGCGAACTTCCCCGTGAAGATCAAGTGGTTGAACCAAAACACCACCGGCGCGCACGCGAACGGTTCGGGGATCGGTATCGCCGCGACTTCGAAGCAAGCGAAACTGGCCGAGCAGTTCATCGGTCTGATGCTCGAAGAGAAGTTCCAACTGCAAATGTCTTCGGAGCACCTTGATTTCCCGGCTTTGAAAGGCCTGTTGCCCAACACTTTCATCAAAGACTGGGGCACGCCGAAACTCGACATGGGGAACTGGACCGTCGTCGGCGATCGCGCACCGGAAGCTCGCAAGCTCTTCCAAGAGGTCAGCTATAAATAA
- a CDS encoding sterol desaturase family protein, producing the protein MTPQELISQLTSSPTLREWVDRFWVPVDDPGSRLFHMNILASIALIAAFAFYDRRDIAAFLKKALFRKRYWWNASTRIDYQVYALNSVLKVLLFIPFLDLSFWFSRWTVKGLLYVNGDFGGVPSGTLYLAGFTVLAFLWDDFLRFFHHFLMHKIPWMWELHKTHHSARVLTPITLYRTHPLESAIATLRNSLSLGVAAGAFIFFFEAEMSLMTLFGVNVFGFVFNFLGSNLRHSHIPLAFGPLEHIFISPKMHQIHHSRKPEHWDHNYGVSLSIWDRLVGARMLSKETGDVRSVGLDEVHHRALWRHLAAPFLKLFSSSSLSQLKPSSRMILPLDISTTKPAVVSTTDLTPETRKEA; encoded by the coding sequence GTGACGCCCCAAGAACTGATTTCTCAGCTGACGAGCTCGCCGACCTTGCGCGAGTGGGTGGACCGCTTCTGGGTCCCCGTCGACGACCCCGGGTCGCGTCTGTTTCACATGAACATTCTGGCTTCGATCGCGTTGATCGCCGCCTTCGCCTTTTACGATCGTCGCGACATCGCCGCCTTTCTGAAGAAAGCCCTTTTCCGCAAACGCTACTGGTGGAACGCTTCGACCCGCATCGACTATCAGGTCTACGCGCTGAACTCGGTTTTGAAGGTTCTGCTGTTCATCCCATTCCTGGATCTAAGTTTCTGGTTCTCGCGTTGGACGGTGAAGGGGCTTTTGTACGTGAACGGCGATTTCGGCGGGGTGCCGTCGGGTACGCTGTACCTTGCGGGCTTCACGGTGCTGGCGTTTTTGTGGGACGACTTCCTGCGCTTCTTCCACCACTTCCTGATGCACAAGATCCCGTGGATGTGGGAGCTGCACAAGACCCATCACTCGGCGCGCGTCCTGACTCCCATCACGCTCTACCGCACGCATCCGCTGGAGAGCGCGATCGCCACGCTCCGCAACTCGCTCAGCTTGGGCGTGGCCGCGGGAGCCTTCATCTTTTTCTTCGAGGCCGAGATGTCGCTGATGACCCTGTTCGGGGTGAACGTGTTCGGCTTCGTGTTCAACTTCCTGGGCTCGAATTTGCGGCATAGCCACATCCCGCTCGCCTTCGGCCCCTTGGAGCACATTTTCATCAGCCCGAAAATGCATCAGATCCACCACTCGCGGAAGCCCGAGCACTGGGACCATAATTACGGCGTCTCGCTGTCGATCTGGGATCGGCTTGTGGGCGCACGGATGCTCTCGAAAGAGACGGGCGACGTCCGTAGCGTGGGCTTGGATGAGGTCCATCACCGCGCGCTCTGGCGGCATCTGGCGGCGCCGTTTCTCAAGTTGTTTTCATCTTCAAGTCTTTCTCAGTTGAAACCGTCATCGAGAATGATTTTGCCTCTCGATATCAGCACCACTAAACCGGCCGTTGTTTCAACAACCGATCTAACTCCGGAAACCCGGAAGGAAGCCTGA
- a CDS encoding YbdK family carboxylate-amine ligase produces the protein MIAFAPSERFTLGVELELQIVDPDTCDLTGKSPEILSRWRGDPQRVSPEIFQSMIEVNTKPCRTVHEVRADLLESLNELARIGDELGVNFAMNGTHPFAHYTERTLYPSERYQALIDRNQIISRRLVIFGVHVHVGMTSGDHCFRMNNQLLKYLPHLLCLSASSPYWEGLDSGLASSRVTIFESIPTGGHPCLVRDWREFEELVATLTQAKAITSVKDIWWDVRPSPGFGTLEIRILDGMATLGEVLALTALIQVLCHAIERGVLPAEAELPPDWLVRENKWRAARYGVHAELIQNPTGVSRPFREEMNELLALLDPLFTEFGYGRERESLALLLNGESGAERQRRQFERSFDEPGRFKELVRFLTREFRSSLVREAPGV, from the coding sequence ATGATCGCTTTCGCCCCTTCCGAACGATTCACCTTAGGTGTTGAGCTTGAGCTGCAAATCGTGGATCCGGACACTTGCGATCTGACCGGGAAGTCCCCCGAGATTTTGTCGCGCTGGCGGGGCGACCCCCAGCGCGTCAGCCCTGAAATTTTTCAGAGCATGATCGAGGTGAATACCAAACCTTGCCGCACGGTTCACGAAGTCCGTGCCGATCTGCTCGAGTCCCTGAACGAGCTCGCCCGCATCGGCGACGAGCTCGGCGTGAACTTCGCGATGAACGGGACCCATCCCTTCGCGCATTACACCGAGCGCACGCTCTACCCCTCGGAACGTTACCAAGCTCTGATCGATCGCAACCAGATCATCTCGCGCCGTCTCGTCATCTTCGGCGTGCATGTGCATGTCGGCATGACCAGCGGCGATCACTGCTTCCGCATGAACAACCAGCTCCTGAAATACTTGCCGCATCTTTTGTGTCTGTCGGCGAGTTCGCCGTATTGGGAGGGACTCGACTCGGGACTCGCGTCGAGCCGCGTGACGATCTTCGAGAGCATTCCCACGGGCGGGCATCCGTGCCTGGTCCGTGACTGGCGGGAGTTCGAGGAGCTGGTCGCGACCCTCACGCAGGCGAAGGCGATCACCTCGGTGAAGGACATCTGGTGGGACGTCCGCCCGAGCCCCGGCTTCGGGACGCTCGAAATCCGCATCCTGGACGGGATGGCGACGCTGGGGGAAGTCCTCGCGTTGACCGCGCTGATCCAGGTTCTTTGCCACGCGATCGAACGGGGAGTCCTTCCGGCGGAGGCCGAGCTTCCGCCCGACTGGCTCGTGCGTGAAAACAAATGGCGCGCGGCCCGCTACGGCGTGCATGCGGAGCTGATCCAGAATCCGACCGGCGTTTCGCGCCCCTTTCGCGAAGAGATGAACGAGCTGCTGGCGCTCCTGGACCCGCTCTTCACGGAGTTCGGTTACGGTCGTGAGCGCGAATCCCTCGCCCTTCTCCTGAACGGCGAGTCCGGAGCCGAACGTCAACGCCGTCAATTCGAGCGCAGCTTCGATGAGCCTGGACGATTCAAAGAGTTGGTGCGTTTTTTAACGCGCGAGTTCCGGTCGAGTCTGGTTCGGGAAGCGCCCGGCGTCTGA
- a CDS encoding superoxide dismutase: MKFKLPELPYPQNGLAPFLSAETLEFHYGKHHKTYIDKMNDALPGSEFENLTLEELVKKTSGPLFNNAAQSWNHTFYWYGLAPQSTEPTSGPLFDAIKRDFGSMEEFKKKFTDKTVAVFGSGWGWLVQKADGKLDIVGTSNAENPMTKGDKPLLTSDVWEHAYYIDYRNLRPKYMETFWKHVNWKFVEQNLTNKEMPNMTALMKA; this comes from the coding sequence ATGAAATTCAAGCTGCCGGAACTTCCTTATCCGCAAAATGGCCTGGCCCCTTTCCTGTCGGCCGAGACGCTGGAATTCCATTACGGAAAACACCACAAAACCTACATCGACAAAATGAACGACGCGCTTCCGGGCAGCGAGTTCGAGAACCTCACTCTCGAAGAGCTCGTCAAAAAGACCTCGGGTCCGCTCTTCAACAACGCCGCTCAGTCGTGGAACCACACGTTCTACTGGTACGGCCTGGCTCCGCAATCCACCGAGCCCACTTCGGGTCCCTTGTTCGACGCGATCAAGCGCGACTTCGGTTCCATGGAGGAGTTCAAAAAGAAGTTCACCGATAAGACCGTCGCGGTCTTCGGTTCGGGTTGGGGCTGGCTCGTGCAAAAAGCGGACGGCAAACTCGACATCGTCGGGACTTCCAACGCCGAGAACCCCATGACCAAGGGGGATAAGCCGCTTCTGACCTCGGACGTTTGGGAGCACGCCTACTACATCGACTACCGGAACCTCCGTCCCAAATACATGGAGACCTTCTGGAAGCACGTGAACTGGAAGTTCGTGGAGCAGAATCTGACCAACAAAGAGATGCCGAACATGACGGCATTGATGAAAGCCTAA
- a CDS encoding PilZ domain-containing protein produces MGNLIQLGTTFQEVELKKRAKTETAKAPLTQDERSTQRKLVLQDLPARVLVDGDWQSIDLVDMSEKGFSFEVDRIMGALFRPGLRLVFSLRIPELREFTLFGRIQWTKTNETTRQKRCGVEIIEVHGPGGGINIKELLKLLLATQISAQESLPTPETKTAA; encoded by the coding sequence ATGGGGAACCTGATTCAATTGGGAACGACCTTTCAAGAGGTCGAACTGAAAAAACGCGCCAAAACCGAAACGGCCAAGGCTCCGCTCACGCAAGACGAGCGCAGCACGCAACGTAAACTTGTGCTGCAGGATCTGCCGGCGCGGGTCTTGGTTGACGGCGATTGGCAAAGCATCGACCTCGTCGACATGAGCGAGAAAGGCTTCTCGTTCGAAGTGGATCGCATCATGGGCGCGCTCTTTCGCCCCGGACTGCGATTGGTTTTCTCTTTACGCATTCCTGAGCTGCGTGAGTTCACGCTCTTTGGCCGCATCCAATGGACGAAAACGAACGAAACCACCCGCCAAAAACGTTGCGGCGTGGAGATCATCGAAGTCCACGGACCCGGAGGCGGCATCAACATCAAGGAGCTCTTGAAACTCCTGCTGGCCACCCAAATCTCGGCGCAAGAATCGCTGCCGACACCCGAAACGAAAACCGCCGCGTAA
- a CDS encoding DUF4442 domain-containing protein, which yields MNRENLKMTAYVNVASLLKLPLLAFCTPQVVRIDDERSEIKVRLDWRTRNHLNVMYFGALAMGAELSIALKAIQEIQRAKQRIDFIFQDFDAQFLKRADGHVHFICDEAAGVRELIEKAAASTERFHHKFEGYAVVEGSTEPVMKYHLTLSVKNRSKKS from the coding sequence ATCAACCGCGAGAATCTGAAGATGACGGCCTACGTGAACGTGGCCTCGCTACTGAAACTGCCGCTGCTCGCGTTCTGCACGCCGCAAGTGGTCCGTATCGACGACGAGCGCAGCGAAATCAAGGTGCGTCTCGACTGGCGCACGCGCAATCATCTGAACGTCATGTACTTCGGCGCGCTCGCGATGGGCGCGGAACTTTCCATCGCGCTGAAGGCGATCCAAGAGATCCAACGCGCGAAGCAGCGGATCGACTTTATTTTTCAAGATTTCGACGCGCAGTTTTTGAAACGCGCCGACGGTCACGTGCACTTCATCTGCGACGAGGCGGCGGGCGTGCGCGAGCTGATCGAAAAGGCCGCGGCCTCAACTGAGCGATTCCACCACAAGTTCGAAGGCTACGCGGTCGTCGAGGGCTCCACCGAGCCCGTGATGAAGTACCACCTGACGCTGTCCGTGAAAAACCGCTCGAAGAAGTCCTAA
- a CDS encoding nitronate monooxygenase, with product MKLKTPFTELMQIDLPIIQAPMFLVSNEDMVVEASEAGGIGTFPALNYRPIEAYAAALKNIRARTPKPIGVNIIVNQSNTRQKEDLKVALDHGVNLFITSLGNPKNVIAEAHKNGAKVVCDVTNLEHAQKVQDQGADGVIAVGAGAGGHAGPISPLVLIPWLKEKLTIPIIAAGGISHGSQIAAALALGASAVSVGTRFIACKEAQIDPAYKDAIVNSSPEDIVMTTRVSGTPAAVIRTPYIDKIGTDLPLALKILKENKHTKKYIVPLIHLAGSKALEAAATKPTWKTVWSAGQSVGLVHEILSCREIMEKLTREYLDAAGGLPRL from the coding sequence ATGAAGCTGAAAACTCCGTTCACCGAGCTGATGCAGATCGATCTTCCCATCATCCAAGCGCCGATGTTCCTGGTGTCCAATGAGGACATGGTCGTCGAGGCCTCCGAAGCCGGCGGCATCGGGACTTTCCCCGCTTTGAACTATCGACCCATCGAGGCCTACGCGGCCGCGTTGAAAAACATCCGCGCGCGCACGCCAAAACCCATCGGCGTGAACATCATCGTGAACCAGTCGAACACGAGGCAAAAAGAAGACCTGAAGGTCGCGCTCGATCACGGCGTGAATCTGTTCATCACCTCGCTCGGCAATCCCAAAAACGTGATCGCCGAGGCTCACAAAAACGGCGCGAAGGTCGTCTGCGACGTCACCAATCTCGAGCACGCGCAGAAGGTGCAGGATCAGGGCGCGGACGGCGTGATCGCCGTCGGCGCGGGGGCGGGCGGCCATGCGGGGCCCATCAGTCCGCTGGTGCTGATCCCATGGCTGAAAGAGAAGCTCACGATCCCGATCATCGCGGCAGGCGGGATTTCGCACGGTTCGCAGATCGCGGCGGCGCTCGCCCTCGGCGCGTCCGCGGTCAGCGTGGGCACACGTTTCATCGCCTGCAAAGAGGCGCAGATCGACCCCGCTTACAAGGACGCCATCGTGAACTCCTCGCCCGAAGATATCGTGATGACGACGCGGGTGTCGGGAACGCCGGCGGCGGTCATCCGCACGCCCTACATCGACAAGATCGGCACCGACTTGCCGCTCGCGCTGAAGATTTTGAAAGAGAACAAACACACCAAAAAGTACATCGTGCCCTTGATCCATCTGGCGGGCTCGAAAGCGCTCGAGGCCGCGGCGACGAAACCCACCTGGAAGACGGTGTGGTCGGCGGGACAGAGCGTGGGCCTGGTGCACGAGATCCTGAGCTGCCGCGAGATCATGGAGAAACTCACCCGCGAGTATCTGGACGCCGCGGGCGGCCTTCCGCGGCTTTAG